The sequence GGGGCTATAAATGTAGTTAAGTTAGATGAGACGAACGTACAAGTGATAATTGGACCAAAAGTACAAGTGTTGAAGAGACAACTAGATAAACTGATATAATGGAAAAAGGAGGATTTTTCCTCCTTTTTTTCTACTTTAGGGGGTATAGAAATGAATTTTGACAAGGTCATAAATAGAAAGGGAACTTATTGTACTCAATGGGACTACATAGAAGATAGATTTGGAAAAGGGAACAGTGTTCTTGTACCCTACTCTATATCTGATACAGACTTTCAAGCCCCAGTAGAAATAATAAATGAAATAAAAAAAAGAGCAGACCATGGAATTTTTGGGTATTCACGATGGGATCATGATGACTACAAAAATTCAATTGTTAACTGGTACCAAGAAAGGTACAATACCCGTATAAAGAAAGACTGGGTTGTTTACTCACCTTCAGTTTTATATACTATTTCAACTTTGATGGAGCTACTAGCTGGTGAAAACAAAAAAATCATGTCACATACACCTAGGTATGATGGGTTTAGTAAGATATTTGCCCACTACGAAGTAATAAATATTCCTCTTGAAGAAACCCAAAAAGGTATTTTCAAAACAGATTTAAGTACCATAGAGCAAGGTTTTAAAAGTGGAATTAAGGTACTAGTCCTATGCAATCCAGATAATCCTACAGGTAAGGTATGGAAAAAAGACGAATTAGAGGAGTTAATCAGCCTAGCAAAAAAGTATAAAGGTTATATAATATCCGATGAGGTTCATATGGATATCACAAGAAGAGAGCCCACATCGGTACTAAAAATTGATGCCCAGTGTTGTATTAGTGTTAATTCACCAACAAAGACATTTAATACACCTTCGTTAGGCGGGTCTTACGCTGTAATACCTGATACACATATTCGAGGAAAATACCTTAAGCAAATGAAAGAAGTTCATTCAGTAGGATCACCACCGATTTTTGGTGTTCTATCAACGATAACAGGGTACAACGAATGTGCTTATTGGGTAGATGATTTAAATAATTACGTAAGGGAAAATTGCGAATTAGTAGTTAATGAACTAGATGGCTACAAAGGTTTAGAGGTTTATGTTCCTGAGGCGACTTTTCTGATGTGGATAAACTTTAAAAAAACTAACATTAAGCTATCTGCCTTAAAAGAATCCTTAATTAAAAATGGTAACGTTGCCATAATGTCTGGAGATATATACGGAGATAGCTATAGGCTTAGACTAAATGTTGGATGCCCTAGGTCAAAACTTGAGTATGGTATTAAAGGAATAAAAAAAGCAGTTGACAGCATCAAAGTTTAGTATTAAATTAATATCATTGTGTGGTGATAACAATGGCTATGAAAAAAAAGGAAATAGAGATACTGAGTGTATTATGTTCTAGAGCGTTATCTATAAAAGACTTATCAACTAATTATTCAACAACTCCTAGGAATATAAGGTACATAATTAACAACTTAGATTATTACTTAAAAAAGGTATTAGGTATCAATATTTCAAGGGAAAATAGAAAACTATCCCTTAATCTAAGAGAGAGTGAATTGAAAGTCTTTTTAAATTATATATACTCAAATCTTTATGTGTTTGATTCTGATGAACGTATAGAGTTTATTTTGCTAAACTATCTATTCGTTAAGGGAACTACGCTGCGAGAGTTAGAAGAGAGACTCAATGTTACTCGAGCTACAATAAAAAAAGATATGCTATTATTTCAAGAAGTGATCAAGAAACATGATCTAACTCTAGAATATAAGAACATGAGATACTATGTAGGTGGTAACGAGAAAAAACTTAGGCATCTAAAGATGGAGAAAATTAGACAGTATTTTTTTCTAGCTAATAACAGAATAGCAATAAAGGATGACTACAAAAACTACTACTACTATAACAATGAATTTATTTTATCAACGATGAATCAAAACCAAGTGCAACTTATTAGCAGTAAAGTGAACGAAATAGAAGCAAGATTTAACTGTGTATTTAATGAGGAAATAAAAGAATTACTTGTAATTTACCTAATGGTCACCCTAGAAAGAATAAATGAAGGTAAGTATATTTGGAAAAAGAATAATTTTCATATACTAAAAAAAACCAGAGAGTTTTCAATTGTAGGTAACGTATTGAAGGGCATAATACCAAGTGATATGAAATATGAGATAGCTCATTTAACAGAATACTTTATTAGTGGTCAGGAAAATTTAGATGATGATATATCTAAAAGAAATATAGAGGATTTCACAAATAAGTTACTTCAAAATATAGAGAAGGAAGAAAAAGTGGAGTTATCGAAAAATAATGAGCTGCGTGATTCAATTGTTTCATACTTAATACCTGCTGTTTATAGACTGAAGAACAATTTTAGTCTGAACACTATAAAAGTATACAATCAGATATTCTTTATTGTGGAAAGCTTTTGTGTCAGCAAAGCAGATCTATTAAATGAAAGGCTAACTGACAATGAGGTAGCCTATATCTCAAATCTCATTGATGATGTGATTCAAAGAGAAAAATCCAAAAAAATTAGTTTGTCTAGATTATTACAAATCGTAGAATCAAATTGTTATGTGAAAAATAGGGATAAGCTAGTAAGTGATCTTTTGAAAGAGTACGAGGAAGCAATAAAAAATGATATTTGATGTTAATACCATAAATTATAAAGGAAATAGTACATTGCTTAAGTCAATGTGCTATTTTTTGTATATTTAAAATAGTTAAGTCTTGTTATAAGCCTTCTTTCGGATAGTCAGACTCATAACAAGATTAATAAAAGCAAGAACTAAACAAGGATGGAGGATAAACTGTATGCATACAGTTAAGATTTTGTACTTTAGCTAGTTTTAAGTAAGATAATAAACAATTATTATATAAGATATAATAGAATTAGGAGGATGAATATGAAAAAAAATAAACAGCAACTATTAGTAATTTATTCTTTATTTATAGCCCTTGTAGCAATAGTTACTACCTATATTGGATTTCCCATGGCTTTTGGCTACATAAATCTAGGAGACGCTGTTATTTTCTCTATTGCTTTAGTTTTTGGTCCTGTGGCAGGGCTTACAAGTGGTGCCATTGGCTCTGCTTTAGCAGATATTACCTTGGGATATGCAGTTTGGGCGCCCTTTACTTTCTTAATAAAAGGATTAGAAGGGTATTTAGTGGGCCTTGCTTCTATAGCTTTCTTAAAATACGGTTTTAAAAGCTATAAGGTTTTCCTTA comes from Alkalicella caledoniensis and encodes:
- a CDS encoding MalY/PatB family protein, coding for MNFDKVINRKGTYCTQWDYIEDRFGKGNSVLVPYSISDTDFQAPVEIINEIKKRADHGIFGYSRWDHDDYKNSIVNWYQERYNTRIKKDWVVYSPSVLYTISTLMELLAGENKKIMSHTPRYDGFSKIFAHYEVINIPLEETQKGIFKTDLSTIEQGFKSGIKVLVLCNPDNPTGKVWKKDELEELISLAKKYKGYIISDEVHMDITRREPTSVLKIDAQCCISVNSPTKTFNTPSLGGSYAVIPDTHIRGKYLKQMKEVHSVGSPPIFGVLSTITGYNECAYWVDDLNNYVRENCELVVNELDGYKGLEVYVPEATFLMWINFKKTNIKLSALKESLIKNGNVAIMSGDIYGDSYRLRLNVGCPRSKLEYGIKGIKKAVDSIKV
- a CDS encoding BglG family transcription antiterminator: MAMKKKEIEILSVLCSRALSIKDLSTNYSTTPRNIRYIINNLDYYLKKVLGINISRENRKLSLNLRESELKVFLNYIYSNLYVFDSDERIEFILLNYLFVKGTTLRELEERLNVTRATIKKDMLLFQEVIKKHDLTLEYKNMRYYVGGNEKKLRHLKMEKIRQYFFLANNRIAIKDDYKNYYYYNNEFILSTMNQNQVQLISSKVNEIEARFNCVFNEEIKELLVIYLMVTLERINEGKYIWKKNNFHILKKTREFSIVGNVLKGIIPSDMKYEIAHLTEYFISGQENLDDDISKRNIEDFTNKLLQNIEKEEKVELSKNNELRDSIVSYLIPAVYRLKNNFSLNTIKVYNQIFFIVESFCVSKADLLNERLTDNEVAYISNLIDDVIQREKSKKISLSRLLQIVESNCYVKNRDKLVSDLLKEYEEAIKNDI
- a CDS encoding ECF transporter S component, encoding MKKNKQQLLVIYSLFIALVAIVTTYIGFPMAFGYINLGDAVIFSIALVFGPVAGLTSGAIGSALADITLGYAVWAPFTFLIKGLEGYLVGLASIAFLKYGFKSYKVFLMLGLAILVLNVGYFFTAAFLYDFPAAIADAPLNIVQGIVAIALTFPLAPIIKRVSSNFR